In Helianthus annuus cultivar XRQ/B chromosome 9, HanXRQr2.0-SUNRISE, whole genome shotgun sequence, the following are encoded in one genomic region:
- the LOC118481804 gene encoding uncharacterized protein LOC118481804, with translation MNANLPKLAQEVESRVLGVVDEMMTSKIEELKEMLEGSRIKSKERRCTYKDFMACNPFSYNGEVDPVKCQRWIANIEAVFVRSRCEKEDQVMFATGQLQQQAKDWWDTQSKEIGEVRLQTLTWQEFKELFLKYHCPQSAIDRIQDEFLHLRQQNESIDEITNIFFDKLKFCDDFVKSERMKINRYYGMLKAEYREFITPSKCETLSELINLARDREIELKRQVERGEKRVAEKPSTTNPSKKPKQHDTRTKGGSKGGTSLL, from the exons ATGAATGCCAACCTTCCCAAGTTAGCTCAAGAAGTCGAGAGCCGAGTCTTGGGGGTTGTTGATGAGATGATGACTAGCAAGATTGAGGAGTTAAAAGAAATGCTTGAAGGGTCCAGGATAAAAAGTAAGGAACGAAGGTGTACATATAAGGATTTTATGGCATGTAATCCCTTTTCATATAATGGGGAGGTGGATCCGGTAAAGTGTCAAAGATGGATAGCAAACATTGAAGCCGTATTTGTACGTAGTCGATGTGAGAAAGAAGATCAAGTAATGTTTGCTACGGGTCAACTTCAGCAACAAgccaaagattggtgggatacCCAAAGTAAAGAGATAGGGGAAGTGAGACTCCAAACTTTAACATGGCAGGAATTCAAAGAGTTGTTCTTAAAATATCATTGCCCGCAATCGGCAATTGATAGAATACAAGATGAGTTCTTGCATCTTCGCCAACAGAATGAGTCCATTGATGAAATTACCAACATATTCTTCGATAAGTTAAAGTTCTGTGATGATTTCGTCAAGTCAGAAAGGATGAAGATAAACCGGTATTATGGAATGTTGAAGGCCGAATATAGGGAGTTCATTACCCCTTCGAAGTGTGAAACTCTAAGTGAACTTATCAATTTAGCCCGGGATAGGGAGATAGAACTGAAGCGACAAGTGGAAAGAGGAGAGAAAAGAGTTGCTGAAAAGCCGTCAACTACGAATCCATCTAAGAAGCCTAAGCAGCACGACACTAGAACTAAAGGAGGATCTAAAG GAGGGACATCCTTACTTTAA